The proteins below are encoded in one region of Silene latifolia isolate original U9 population chromosome 2, ASM4854445v1, whole genome shotgun sequence:
- the LOC141644351 gene encoding E3 ubiquitin-protein ligase WAVH1-like, with the protein MKSQSINTPCPQGNKISSFLFKNTCSKFESFDKFQSSNSNKVMVTVTDICSICKGNISTGTLFTAECSHNFHNNCIFHNLQNGGGHIDTCPTCHATWTQVFSPYAQKTSRCDSDPCFDDDEPLPSLASSPQEGGGARTMTVKALPEYPALSKSDKSDSFAVLFGIRAPLLSAEDDDDDMNARPSLDLVAVLDVSGSMYGKKLALLKQAVSFVINNLGPTDRLSIITFSTHARRLTPLTRMTEAGRADTLRIVDMIRSEGSTNIIAGLKTAVKVLDQRRQKNPVNSVILLSDGQDTENRNFISCLNRLPQSIRSNANAVETGVKPGPDVAQVYTFGFGADHDSKALHAISDGAGGTFSYIEAIEVIQDAFALCLGGLLSVVAQEVEVQVFSGSSEVRIKNIVSGRYNNKVDAFGSQHGVVYVGDVYADEEKQFLVYLSVPESEKDDNNSTTKLVEVRCSYKDPLLDKIIVSNTVTAEIQRPLTGELSEEDKRIELEVEREKNRVLIAEGIALAQEMAERLELDDARSLLEEKRNVVLQSYGGQIKDETTMSFYDQAGMVKDRMLNRQTYLGVGRAYAFSTQLSHMYQRAATQILENQNSFCDATQVLGNQQWVYSPTSPSYSPTSPSYSPTSPSYCPASASYSPTSPSYSPTSPTYSPTAPSYSPAAPTYSPTNPAYSPTAPTYSPTSPGFSPSAPNPLMPLAYAPGSHTYSPISPDYSPCSPAYSPTYPGYSPTCDVSACPSYSTSSPTYTPTSPGSPTYSPISPDYSPCSPAYSPTYPGYSPTYDMSACPSYSTSSPTYTPTSPGYSPTVAVADDPPKVARCNFQTTYMKQMVKKSQLERNANGQNQAVV; encoded by the exons ATGAAGTCGCAGTCTATAAATACACCGTGCCCTCAAGGAAACAAGATCTCCTCATTTCTCTTCAAAAACACTTGTTCAAAGTTTGAGAGTTTTGACAAATTTCAATCATCAAATTCTAACAAAGTCATGGTTACCGTCACG GATATATGCAGCATCTGCAAAGGAAACATTAGCACAGGAACATTGTTCACAGCAGAATGCTCCCACAACTTCCACAACAACTGCATCTTCCACAATCTTCAGAATGGCGGCGGTCATATTGATACCTGTCCGACTTGCCATGCTACTTGGACTCAAGTTTTCTCCCCGTATGCTCAAAAAACCAGTCGCTGTGATTCGGATCCTTGTTTTGACGATGATGAGCCACTCCCTTCCCTAGCATCTTCTCCCCAAGAAGGTGGTGGGGCTAGGACAATGACTGTCAAGGCCTTGCCTGAGTATCCTGCTCTAAGCAAGTCAGACAAATCTGACTCATTCGCGGTCCTTTTTGGTATCCGTGCCCCTCTGCTGTCTGCTGAAGATGATGACGATGATATGAATGCTCGCCCATCTCTTGATCTTGTAGCTGTTCTTGATGTGAGTGGTAGTATGTATGGGAAAAAACTTGCACTCTTGAAGCAAGCTGTCAGTTTTGTCATTAACAACTTGGGCCCCACGGATCGTCTTTCCATCATTACTTTCTCAACTCATGCTCGTAGGTTAACCCCTTTAACAAGGATGACTGAAGCGGGTCGAGCTGATACTTTAAGAATCGTGGACATGATCCGGTCAGAGGGGAGTACTAACATAATTGCAGGACTGAAAACTGCTGTCAAAGTCTTGGACCAGAGACGTCAGAAAAACCCGGTTAATAGCGTCATTCTCCTTTCAGATGGTCAAGACACTGAAAATCGTAATTTCATCTCGTGCCTCAATCGTCTTCCCCAGTCAATTAGATCCAATGCAAATGCTGTAGAAACTGGTGTAAAGCCGGGACCGGATGTAGCCCAGGTTTACACATTTGGGTTTGGGGCTGATCACGATTCAAAAGCACTCCACGCGATATCAGATGGGGCGGGTGGGACCTTCTCCTACATTGAAGCGATTGAGGTCATTCAGGATGCATTTGCTTTATGCCTTGGTGGGCTATTGAGTGTTGTTGCGCAGGAAGTTGAAGTTCAGGTTTTCTCCGGGTCTTCTGAGGTTCGAATCAAGAATATCGTTTCTGGGAGATATAATAACAAGGTTGACGCCTTTGGTAGTCAACATGGGGTGGTATATGTTGGCGATGTTTATGCAGACGAAGAGAAACAATTCCTGGTGTACCTCTCTGTCCCAGAAAGTGAAAAAGATGACAACAATTCGACAACAAAACTGGTAGAGGTCCGGTGCTCTTACAAGGATCCATTGTTGGATAAAATAATCGTGTCTAATACAGTTACAGCTGAAATCCAGAGGCCGTTGACAGGGGAGCTGTCAGAAGAAGACAAGCGGATTGAGTTAGAGGTGGAGAGGGAGAAAAACCGGGTTTTAATAGCGGAAGGAATTGCATTGGCACAGGAAATGGCAGAGCGGTTGGAGCTAGATGACGCTCGCTCCCTACTGGAGGAGAAGAGGAATGTTGTGTTGCAGTCATATGGAGGGCAGATAAAGGATGAGACGACTATGTCCTTTTATGATCAGGCGGGGATGGTTAAGGACCGTATGCTAAATAGACAGACCTACTTAGGAGTTGGCCGAGCCTACGCATTCTCAACACAGCTCTCTCATATGTATCAGAGAGCTGCTACTCAAATTCTTGAAAATCAGAATTCTTTCTGTGATGCTACTCAAGTTCTTGGAAATCAGCAATGGGTTTATTCTCCGACTTCTCCTAGCTATTCTCCCACTTCTCCTAGCTATTCTCCTACTTCTCCTAGCTACTGTCCCGCTTCTGCAAGTTATTCTCCGACTTCTCCCAGTTATTCTCCGACTTCTCCTACTTATTCTCCGACTGCTCCTAGTTATTCCCCTGCTGCTCCTACCTATTCTCCTACGAATCCTGCTTATTCTCCCACTGCTCCTACTTATTCTCCGACTTCTCCTGGTTTTTCTCCTAGTGCTCCTAATCCTCTGATGCCTCTTGCTTATGCTCCTGGTTCTCATACTTATTCTCCCATTTCTCCTGATTATTCTCCTTGTTCTCCTGCTTATTCTCCGACTTACCCCGGTTATTCTCCTACTTGTGATGTGTCTGCTTGTCCTTCTTATTCAACCTCTTCTCCTACTTATACTCCGACATCTCCTGGTTCTCCTACTTATTCTCCCATTTCTCCTGATTATTCTCCTTGTTCTCCTGCTTATTCTCCGACTTACCCCGGTTATTCTCCTACTTATGATATGTCTGCTTGTCCTTCTTATTCAACCTCTTCTCCTACTTATACTCCGACATCTCCTGGTTATTCTCCCACAGTTGCAGTTGCAGATGATCCGCCTAAGGTGGCTAGATGTAATTTCCAGACTACATATATGAAgcaaatggtgaagaaatcacaGCTCGAGCGCAACGCCAATGGTCAAAACCAAGCTGTTGTTTGA